From the genome of Lentilactobacillus buchneri, one region includes:
- the glyA gene encoding serine hydroxymethyltransferase, which yields MLQLNYDYKQQDPELWDAIANEENRQEHNIELIASENIVSNAVRAAQGSVLTNKYAEGYPGRRYYGGCEYIDVVEQLAIDRAKELFGAEYANVQPHSGSQANQEVYAAFLKPGDRILGMGLDAGGHLSHGAKVSFSGKLYDSFSYGLDPKTQLIDYDEVARIAQIVQPKLIIAGASAYSRIIDWQKFRDIADSVGAYLMVDMAHIAGLVAVGLHPSPVPVADVVTTTTHKTLRGPRGGLILAKEKYAKKLNSAVFPGSQGGPLEHVIAGKAAAFYEDLQPAFKEYGEQIIKNAKAMADVFQNSKSVSVLTGGTDNHLMTLNLTQTSLNGKELQNLLDTVHITTNKESIPNDPLPPSKTSGLRLGTPAITTRGFKEDDAKAVANLILQVIDKPNDDQNLKDVAAKVEQLTAAHPINQ from the coding sequence GTGTTGCAGTTGAACTACGATTATAAACAGCAGGATCCAGAACTTTGGGATGCCATTGCCAACGAAGAGAACCGTCAGGAGCATAATATCGAACTGATCGCGTCTGAAAATATCGTATCAAACGCTGTTCGTGCCGCTCAGGGTTCCGTACTGACCAACAAGTACGCTGAAGGATACCCGGGCCGGAGATATTATGGCGGCTGTGAGTACATTGATGTTGTTGAACAATTGGCGATTGACCGTGCCAAAGAATTATTTGGTGCCGAATATGCCAACGTGCAGCCTCACTCAGGTTCACAAGCGAACCAAGAGGTTTATGCCGCATTCCTAAAGCCCGGTGATCGGATTTTAGGGATGGGATTAGACGCCGGCGGCCATTTGAGCCACGGTGCCAAAGTCAGCTTTTCAGGCAAGCTCTACGACTCTTTCTCGTATGGTCTTGATCCAAAGACCCAATTGATCGATTACGATGAAGTTGCCAGAATTGCCCAAATCGTTCAACCAAAACTGATCATTGCCGGAGCCTCCGCATACAGTCGAATCATTGACTGGCAGAAGTTCCGGGATATTGCCGATTCTGTTGGCGCTTATCTGATGGTTGACATGGCCCACATTGCCGGTTTGGTTGCAGTTGGCTTGCATCCAAGTCCAGTTCCGGTTGCAGACGTTGTCACCACGACGACTCATAAGACGTTGCGGGGACCTCGCGGCGGCTTGATTTTGGCCAAAGAAAAGTATGCCAAGAAGCTGAACTCAGCTGTTTTCCCTGGCAGCCAGGGTGGTCCTTTGGAACACGTAATTGCCGGAAAAGCGGCGGCCTTTTATGAAGACTTACAGCCGGCATTCAAAGAATACGGCGAGCAGATCATTAAAAATGCCAAAGCAATGGCCGACGTATTCCAGAATTCCAAGTCAGTCTCCGTTCTTACCGGTGGAACTGACAATCATTTAATGACGCTTAATTTAACGCAGACCTCATTGAATGGTAAAGAGCTGCAAAACCTGCTGGATACTGTTCACATCACCACTAATAAAGAGTCGATTCCAAATGACCCATTGCCACCTTCGAAGACCAGCGGGTTGCGGTTGGGAACGCCAGCCATTACCACCCGAGGCTTCAAGGAAGACGATGCCAAAGCGGTTGCCAATTTGATTTTACAAGTGATTGACAAACCAAATGATGACCAAAACTTAAAGGATGTCGCTGCCAAAGTTGAACAATTAACTGCAGCTCACCCAATTAATCAATAA
- the upp gene encoding uracil phosphoribosyltransferase, with translation MGKFQVMDHPLIQHKLSMIRDKNCGTKEFREIVNEIATLMAFEVSRDMPLEDVDIETPEGIAHAKQISGKKVAIVPILRAGIGMVDGMLDLIPAAKVGHIGMYRDEKTLEPHEYFVKLPSDIGQRQIFVVDPMLATGGSSIMAIDALKKRGASNIKFVCLVAAPEGVKALQKAHPDVDIYTAALDEKLNDKGYIVPGLGDAGDRLFGTK, from the coding sequence ATGGGTAAGTTTCAAGTTATGGATCATCCGTTGATTCAACACAAGCTGTCAATGATTAGGGACAAGAATTGCGGGACTAAAGAGTTTCGGGAAATCGTCAACGAAATTGCCACTTTAATGGCTTTTGAAGTTTCACGGGATATGCCTTTGGAAGATGTTGATATTGAGACACCAGAGGGGATTGCGCATGCGAAGCAGATTTCCGGTAAAAAGGTCGCCATCGTACCAATCTTACGGGCAGGTATCGGAATGGTTGATGGGATGCTTGATTTGATTCCAGCAGCCAAAGTTGGTCATATCGGTATGTATCGTGACGAAAAGACCCTCGAACCTCACGAATATTTTGTAAAGCTGCCATCAGACATTGGCCAGCGGCAGATTTTTGTCGTTGATCCAATGCTTGCAACTGGTGGTTCATCAATCATGGCGATTGATGCCTTGAAGAAGCGCGGCGCATCCAACATCAAGTTCGTTTGCTTAGTAGCTGCTCCGGAAGGGGTCAAAGCACTTCAAAAGGCTCATCCTGATGTGGATATCTATACTGCTGCACTTGATGAAAAATTAAATGATAAGGGCTACATTGTTCCTGGACTCGGTGACGCTGGTGACCGTTTGTTTGGAACCAAATAA
- the atpB gene encoding F0F1 ATP synthase subunit A has product MGEAASTFEFLGLTFNVGNLISILLAACVVFVLVYALSRHLTIKPGKAQNVLEYAVDFTNGIVRSSISGETSRTLGLWGFTLFMFIIIANLQGLFLHIDISGVTYVKSPTSDPVVTMTLALMTLTLAQFLGIRQLGYKGHFQNYLKPFVFFLPINLFEEFTNFLTLGLRLFGNILSGEMLLGIILGMSHGGAVMWVVSFILELAWTGFSVFIGCIQAYVFVTLSSVYISRKLELED; this is encoded by the coding sequence GTGGGAGAAGCTGCTTCTACTTTTGAATTCTTAGGACTGACGTTTAACGTTGGTAATTTAATTTCGATATTACTGGCTGCTTGTGTGGTTTTTGTTCTGGTGTATGCTTTATCAAGGCACTTGACAATCAAACCGGGCAAGGCACAAAACGTTTTAGAATATGCGGTGGACTTTACCAATGGTATTGTCCGAAGCTCGATTTCCGGTGAAACAAGTAGAACACTAGGTTTATGGGGCTTTACTCTGTTTATGTTCATCATTATTGCGAATTTGCAGGGACTCTTCTTGCATATCGACATTTCTGGTGTAACATATGTCAAAAGTCCAACTTCTGATCCGGTTGTTACTATGACTCTGGCTCTGATGACTCTAACGCTTGCACAATTCCTTGGAATTCGGCAGTTAGGTTACAAGGGACATTTTCAGAATTATTTAAAGCCATTCGTATTTTTCCTGCCAATTAACTTATTCGAAGAGTTTACTAATTTCTTAACGTTGGGATTGCGACTATTTGGGAACATCCTTTCAGGTGAAATGCTTCTTGGAATAATCCTTGGCATGTCGCATGGTGGAGCAGTTATGTGGGTCGTTTCATTCATTCTTGAATTGGCCTGGACAGGTTTCTCAGTCTTTATCGGATGTATCCAAGCCTATGTTTTTGTGACATTATCATCCGTATACATTTCACGAAAGCTCGAGCTTGAAGATTAG
- the atpE gene encoding F0F1 ATP synthase subunit C, with product MGAIAAGIAMAGAAIGGAVGDGILISKMLEGMARQPELSGQLRSNMFIGVGLVEAMPIIAFVVALLVMNK from the coding sequence ATGGGAGCAATTGCTGCAGGTATTGCAATGGCCGGTGCCGCTATCGGTGGAGCTGTTGGTGATGGTATTTTAATTTCTAAGATGTTGGAAGGAATGGCACGTCAGCCAGAATTATCCGGACAACTGCGTAGTAACATGTTCATCGGTGTTGGTTTGGTTGAAGCTATGCCTATCATCGCCTTCGTTGTTGCTTTGCTGGTTATGAACAAGTAA
- the atpF gene encoding F0F1 ATP synthase subunit B — MFSYSVVGAQLYVGDMLFVMITFLVLMWLVKIVAWKPITKMMQDRSDKIVNDIDSAKESRTKAAELAQKRQAELDKTRDDANTIINTAKQNGQRQQEQIVEDARNEASNLKSSAEKDIEQERQEALANSRKDVASLSVEIASKIISKELNEDDQKGLVDSYIEGLGKQK, encoded by the coding sequence ATGTTTTCATATTCAGTAGTTGGAGCTCAGCTTTATGTTGGTGATATGCTGTTTGTCATGATCACATTTCTTGTTTTAATGTGGTTGGTCAAGATCGTTGCATGGAAGCCAATTACGAAGATGATGCAAGACCGTTCAGACAAGATTGTTAATGATATTGATTCTGCCAAGGAATCACGGACTAAAGCAGCTGAACTTGCTCAAAAACGTCAGGCTGAATTAGACAAAACGCGTGATGACGCAAATACCATTATTAACACTGCCAAACAGAATGGACAAAGACAACAAGAACAGATTGTTGAAGATGCTAGAAATGAAGCATCGAATCTTAAGAGTTCTGCTGAAAAGGACATTGAACAAGAGCGACAAGAAGCTTTGGCTAATTCTCGAAAAGATGTGGCAAGTCTTTCTGTTGAAATTGCATCCAAGATTATTTCAAAAGAATTAAACGAAGATGATCAAAAAGGACTTGTTGACTCTTATATTGAAGGGTTGGGTAAGCAGAAATGA
- the atpH gene encoding ATP synthase F1 subunit delta — protein MTLDDMSASKKYAKAMFEVLSDSNELESGYADLLELRKIFAANPRLIEILDDIRVSDDEKKSLLAPITQNASDFINNFLKVVASYRRFPQVLSIIDQFQKVYEDDKKIVRAQVVSATPLDDDQLDRLAKAFEKRVGAVKAIFDTKVDKSLIGGIVIRSSDVIIDGSVQTRINKVKELLLN, from the coding sequence ATGACATTAGATGATATGAGCGCTTCAAAAAAATACGCAAAAGCCATGTTTGAAGTTCTGAGTGATTCTAATGAACTTGAATCTGGTTACGCTGATTTGCTTGAATTACGTAAAATTTTTGCTGCTAATCCAAGGTTGATTGAAATTCTCGATGATATTCGAGTTTCAGATGACGAGAAAAAGTCTCTGCTGGCTCCTATCACCCAAAATGCATCAGACTTTATTAATAACTTTTTAAAGGTTGTTGCCAGCTATCGCCGTTTCCCACAGGTTCTGAGCATTATTGATCAGTTCCAAAAGGTTTACGAAGATGACAAGAAGATTGTCCGGGCGCAAGTTGTTTCGGCAACGCCGCTTGATGACGATCAGCTTGATCGTTTGGCAAAAGCGTTTGAGAAGCGGGTAGGTGCGGTTAAAGCCATTTTTGATACCAAAGTTGATAAATCACTCATCGGCGGGATCGTGATTCGATCATCCGATGTGATTATCGATGGAAGTGTTCAAACTCGCATTAATAAAGTTAAAGAATTATTGTTGAATTAA
- the atpA gene encoding F0F1 ATP synthase subunit alpha: protein MSIKAEEISALIKQQLQGYKNELDVQETGIVTYVGDGIARAHGLENALSGELLDFGHGVYGMVQNLETNDVGIMILGDDTNIREGDSVKRTGRIMEVPVGDEMIGRVVNSLGEPIDGKGPIKADDHKAIEHKAPGVMDRQSVFEPLQTGIKAIDSLIPIGRGQRELIIGDRKTGKTSIAIDTILNQKGQNMKCIYVAIGQKQSTVRTAVSTLEKYGAMDYTTVISAGPSEPASLLYIAPYAGATMGEYFMHKGQHVLIIYDDLSKQADAYRELSLILRRPPGREAYPGDIFYTHSRLLERAAKLSDKLGGGSMTAMPIVETQAGDVSAYIPTNVISITDGQIFLDADSFYSGVRPAVDAGTSVSRVGGDAQVKAMKKVSGTLRLDLASYHELESFAQFGSDLDEATQSKLNRGARTVEVLKQPLHSPISVEKQVVILYCLTHGFLDKIAIDDILRYQTEIFDYFDQNHKDLLEDIAKTGQLPDTSKMDAAIKDFEQTFQPSKHDDQQSNDDQSAASND, encoded by the coding sequence ATGAGCATTAAAGCTGAGGAAATCAGTGCTCTTATTAAGCAACAATTACAAGGCTATAAGAACGAGCTCGACGTTCAAGAAACAGGTATCGTTACATATGTTGGTGATGGTATTGCTCGTGCTCATGGGCTCGAAAATGCGTTGTCTGGAGAGTTGCTCGACTTCGGCCACGGCGTTTATGGAATGGTACAAAACCTGGAAACCAATGATGTTGGTATCATGATTTTAGGTGATGACACGAATATCCGTGAAGGTGATTCTGTAAAGAGAACCGGCCGAATTATGGAAGTTCCTGTTGGGGACGAGATGATTGGACGAGTTGTTAATTCACTCGGTGAACCAATCGATGGTAAAGGTCCAATTAAGGCCGACGATCACAAAGCGATTGAACATAAGGCCCCAGGTGTTATGGACCGTCAATCTGTTTTCGAACCATTACAAACTGGTATTAAAGCGATCGATTCATTGATTCCAATTGGTAGAGGTCAGCGTGAGTTGATCATTGGAGACCGTAAAACTGGTAAGACTTCAATTGCCATTGATACGATTTTGAACCAAAAGGGTCAGAATATGAAATGTATTTACGTTGCAATTGGACAGAAACAATCAACTGTTCGAACTGCCGTAAGTACCCTTGAAAAGTACGGTGCCATGGATTACACAACTGTTATTTCAGCTGGGCCATCCGAACCTGCATCATTGCTTTACATTGCACCTTATGCCGGCGCAACGATGGGTGAGTACTTCATGCACAAGGGTCAACACGTTTTGATTATCTACGATGATTTATCAAAGCAGGCTGATGCTTATCGTGAGCTGTCACTTATTCTTCGTCGTCCTCCAGGTCGTGAAGCTTATCCTGGTGATATTTTCTATACCCATTCACGTTTGTTGGAACGGGCTGCTAAGTTAAGTGACAAGTTGGGTGGCGGTTCAATGACCGCGATGCCAATTGTTGAGACTCAAGCAGGGGACGTTTCAGCTTATATCCCAACTAACGTTATTTCCATTACCGATGGACAGATCTTCTTGGATGCCGATAGTTTCTATTCTGGTGTTCGTCCAGCCGTTGACGCTGGTACTTCTGTTTCTCGTGTTGGTGGTGATGCGCAGGTTAAGGCAATGAAGAAAGTTTCCGGTACTTTGCGTCTTGATTTGGCTTCATATCATGAATTGGAATCATTTGCACAATTTGGTTCAGATCTTGATGAAGCAACTCAAAGCAAATTAAATCGTGGTGCCCGAACGGTTGAAGTTTTGAAGCAACCACTTCATTCGCCAATTTCCGTTGAAAAACAGGTTGTCATTCTTTACTGCTTAACCCATGGATTCTTGGATAAAATTGCAATTGATGATATTTTGAGATATCAAACCGAGATCTTCGATTACTTCGATCAAAATCACAAAGATTTGTTGGAAGATATCGCTAAGACCGGTCAATTGCCTGATACAAGTAAAATGGATGCTGCAATTAAAGACTTTGAACAAACTTTCCAACCAAGCAAGCACGATGATCAACAATCAAACGATGATCAATCAGCTGCTTCAAATGACTAG
- a CDS encoding F0F1 ATP synthase subunit gamma, protein MGASLNDVKHRITSTKKTRQITNAMEMVSQAKLNQIQKHTVSYAEYASQIKSVVLHLAQSHILDGLNKSSGHSADQDQSKTKRSAYLIITSDRGMVGSYNSNVIREANEFIEKHSGSNDYQILAVGGTGSDFYKKRGDNVSYEYRGVSDVPTFNEVRQIVKMVTSMYDKGQFDELYVCYEHFVNRLISRFRAEKMLPIDDEAIASAASQDIEVKPMSAEYDVEPSEKEVLDVVLPQYSESLVYGAILDAKTSEHASSSTAMKSASDNADDLISSLELQYNRARQAAITTEITEITGGQEALSH, encoded by the coding sequence ATGGGTGCTTCGCTAAACGATGTTAAACATCGGATTACTTCTACTAAGAAGACGCGACAAATTACCAATGCCATGGAAATGGTTTCTCAGGCAAAACTGAACCAGATCCAAAAGCATACGGTTAGTTATGCGGAATATGCAAGCCAAATCAAATCTGTTGTATTGCATTTAGCCCAATCTCACATTTTAGATGGGCTAAACAAATCCTCAGGTCATTCAGCTGATCAAGATCAATCTAAGACTAAGAGAAGCGCATATTTAATTATCACCTCTGATCGTGGGATGGTTGGTAGTTATAATAGTAACGTTATCCGTGAAGCCAATGAGTTTATTGAGAAGCATTCGGGATCGAATGATTATCAAATTCTCGCTGTTGGTGGAACCGGATCCGACTTTTATAAGAAACGCGGCGACAATGTTTCTTATGAATACCGGGGCGTTAGCGATGTGCCAACCTTTAACGAAGTTCGTCAAATCGTCAAGATGGTGACATCAATGTACGATAAAGGTCAATTCGATGAATTGTACGTTTGTTACGAGCATTTCGTTAACCGTCTTATTTCCCGTTTCAGAGCTGAGAAGATGCTGCCAATCGATGATGAAGCCATTGCGTCAGCTGCCAGCCAGGACATTGAAGTTAAGCCGATGAGTGCTGAATACGATGTTGAGCCTTCTGAAAAAGAAGTCTTGGATGTTGTATTACCACAGTATTCTGAAAGCTTGGTTTATGGGGCAATCCTTGATGCCAAGACTTCAGAACATGCTTCAAGTTCGACTGCAATGAAGTCGGCATCTGATAATGCTGACGATTTGATTTCCTCATTGGAATTGCAGTATAACCGTGCTCGACAGGCTGCCATTACCACTGAAATTACTGAAATTACTGGTGGTCAAGAGGCTCTTAGTCACTAG
- the atpD gene encoding F0F1 ATP synthase subunit beta codes for MSSTGKVIQVIGPVVDVEFSLDDKLPEINTALAIHVSEDKNLIVEVALDLGDGVVRTIAMDGTDGLRRGMDVENTESSISVPVGKDTLGRVFNVLGDPIDGGPEFGPDAERWPIHRDAPKYDQLNPSTEILETGIKVIDLLEPYTRGGKVGLFGGAGVGKTVLIQELIHNIAQGHNGISVFTGVGERTREGNDMYYEMKGSGVLEKTAMVYGQMNEPPGARMRVALTGLTIAEYFRDEEGQDVLLFIDNIFRFTQAGSEVSALLGRIPSAVGYQPTLATEMGQLQERITSTKKGAITSIQAVYVPADDYTDPAPATTFAHLDATTNLERSLTQQGIYPAVDPLASTSSALDPAIVGQEHYEVATEVQHVLQRYRELQDIISILGMDELSDEEKTVVNRARRIQFFLSQSFSVAEQFTGLPGKYVSVQDTVKGFKEILEGKYDDIPEDAFRNCGPIEDVVEKAKAMKQESDNEKQRAAN; via the coding sequence ATGAGTTCTACTGGTAAAGTTATACAAGTTATTGGACCAGTTGTTGATGTTGAATTCTCCTTGGACGATAAATTACCAGAAATTAACACTGCTTTAGCAATTCACGTCAGCGAAGACAAGAATTTGATTGTCGAAGTTGCCCTTGATTTGGGTGATGGCGTTGTTCGGACAATTGCTATGGATGGAACCGATGGTCTTCGTCGCGGTATGGACGTTGAAAACACCGAATCTTCAATCAGTGTTCCGGTTGGTAAAGATACTCTTGGTCGAGTATTCAATGTTCTTGGAGATCCAATCGATGGCGGCCCAGAATTTGGCCCTGACGCTGAGCGTTGGCCAATTCACCGCGATGCTCCTAAGTATGATCAATTAAACCCATCAACTGAAATCCTTGAAACAGGGATTAAGGTGATTGATTTATTGGAACCATACACTCGTGGTGGTAAAGTTGGATTGTTCGGTGGTGCCGGAGTTGGTAAAACCGTTTTGATCCAGGAGTTAATTCACAACATTGCACAGGGACACAATGGTATTTCTGTGTTTACTGGTGTTGGTGAACGGACTCGTGAAGGTAACGATATGTACTACGAAATGAAAGGGTCAGGGGTTCTCGAGAAGACGGCCATGGTTTATGGTCAGATGAACGAGCCTCCTGGTGCACGTATGCGTGTTGCCCTGACTGGTTTGACAATTGCGGAATACTTCCGTGATGAAGAAGGCCAAGATGTTCTGTTGTTCATTGATAATATCTTCCGATTCACTCAGGCTGGTTCTGAAGTTTCCGCCTTGCTCGGCCGTATTCCATCAGCCGTTGGTTATCAGCCAACGTTGGCTACTGAAATGGGTCAACTGCAGGAACGAATTACTTCAACCAAGAAGGGTGCCATTACATCAATCCAGGCCGTTTATGTGCCTGCCGATGATTATACCGACCCTGCTCCTGCAACGACATTTGCCCATTTGGATGCCACAACCAACTTGGAACGTTCATTGACTCAACAAGGTATTTACCCTGCCGTTGATCCTTTAGCTTCAACATCATCAGCTTTGGATCCAGCAATTGTTGGTCAAGAACATTACGAAGTTGCCACTGAAGTCCAACATGTTTTGCAACGATATCGTGAACTGCAGGATATTATTTCAATTCTTGGTATGGATGAATTGTCAGACGAAGAGAAGACGGTTGTTAACCGTGCTCGTCGGATCCAATTCTTCTTATCTCAAAGTTTCTCAGTTGCTGAACAGTTTACCGGCTTACCTGGTAAATACGTATCAGTTCAGGATACTGTTAAAGGCTTTAAGGAAATCCTTGAAGGTAAATACGATGATATTCCAGAAGATGCCTTCCGTAACTGTGGCCCTATCGAAGATGTTGTTGAAAAAGCCAAGGCTATGAAACAGGAATCAGACAACGAAAAGCAGCGTGCTGCAAACTAA
- a CDS encoding F0F1 ATP synthase subunit epsilon has protein sequence MADNSVITVSIVTPDGKVYEHTASMIVVSTQSGQLGIMANHVPIIATLDVDETRVKYDDKEDDIAVNGGFIEFSNNVATIVADSAETQNDIDIARAEKAKKNAQQRIAEARQRQDKAALDRAQVALRRAINRINVAGK, from the coding sequence TTGGCTGATAATTCAGTTATTACCGTTAGTATCGTTACTCCCGATGGAAAAGTTTACGAGCATACTGCTAGTATGATAGTTGTTTCAACTCAGTCGGGACAACTAGGAATTATGGCTAATCACGTTCCGATTATTGCAACACTTGACGTTGATGAAACGCGAGTTAAATACGACGACAAGGAAGACGATATTGCTGTCAACGGTGGCTTTATCGAATTCTCAAACAACGTTGCGACAATTGTGGCTGATAGTGCCGAAACTCAAAATGATATTGATATTGCCCGTGCTGAAAAAGCAAAGAAGAACGCGCAACAAAGAATTGCCGAAGCCCGTCAACGACAGGATAAGGCCGCTCTTGATCGTGCTCAAGTTGCTCTTCGCCGTGCAATTAACCGAATCAACGTTGCCGGGAAATAA
- a CDS encoding DUF1146 family protein → MNTIGIQALITLITYILFIAMAFWTVQEIHIERYIPLRAMPGKLLIVLVSIAIGYACSSFFLSVIFNIQNLMYLIK, encoded by the coding sequence ATGAATACGATTGGCATTCAAGCGCTGATTACATTGATTACATACATTTTGTTTATCGCTATGGCGTTTTGGACAGTTCAAGAAATCCACATCGAGCGTTATATCCCATTGAGGGCAATGCCGGGGAAATTACTGATCGTGCTCGTTTCAATTGCGATTGGGTACGCATGCAGTTCATTTTTCCTCTCTGTAATATTTAACATTCAGAATTTGATGTATCTAATTAAGTGA
- the murA gene encoding UDP-N-acetylglucosamine 1-carboxyvinyltransferase has translation MEKIIVHGGKPLRGKVHIDGAKNAVLPIQAATILAGEGKTVISNVPLLSDVYTMNKVLRFLNVKVDFDEANNEITFDASKDISSEAPFEYVSKMRASIVVMGPLLARLGHAKVALPGGCAIGSRPIDLHLKGFEALGARIEQHDGYVEAYAPDGLTGAEIYLDFPSVGATQNIMMAATLAKGKTVIQNAAREPEIVDLANVLNKMGAKVVGAGTEQIRVEGVPELHGTDHAVVQDRIEAGTFMIAAAVTRGNVMIDGAIPEHNKPLILKMREMGVTINESDDGIQVIGHDNLKPVDVKTMPHPGFPTDMQPQMTILQLTANGSSSMTETVFENRFMHMEELRRMNAQYTISGRTVIMDGPTDFNGAEVAATDLRAAASLVIAGLAASGYTTVTNLQYLDRGYHDFHKKLANLGAEIKRVNVEDDSIVLNQSLKNRS, from the coding sequence GTGGAAAAAATTATTGTACATGGTGGTAAGCCACTTCGAGGGAAAGTACATATTGATGGGGCCAAGAATGCCGTTTTACCAATCCAAGCTGCAACTATTTTAGCCGGTGAGGGAAAGACGGTTATCTCAAATGTGCCATTGTTGTCTGATGTGTATACCATGAATAAAGTGTTGCGGTTCTTAAATGTGAAGGTTGATTTTGATGAAGCCAATAACGAAATTACGTTTGATGCTTCAAAAGATATCTCCAGTGAAGCACCTTTTGAGTATGTCTCAAAGATGCGTGCCTCAATTGTTGTCATGGGGCCGCTTTTGGCTCGACTCGGGCACGCAAAGGTTGCTTTACCCGGTGGGTGCGCAATTGGGTCACGACCGATTGATCTGCATTTAAAAGGATTTGAAGCTTTAGGTGCTCGGATCGAACAGCATGACGGCTACGTTGAAGCTTACGCCCCGGATGGCCTTACCGGCGCTGAAATCTATCTGGATTTTCCAAGCGTTGGTGCCACTCAAAACATTATGATGGCTGCAACATTAGCTAAGGGCAAAACAGTCATTCAGAATGCTGCCCGCGAGCCGGAAATTGTTGATTTGGCTAACGTTTTAAACAAGATGGGGGCCAAAGTTGTCGGCGCCGGAACCGAACAGATTCGCGTGGAAGGGGTTCCTGAACTTCATGGGACCGATCACGCGGTGGTTCAAGATCGAATTGAAGCCGGAACATTCATGATCGCTGCTGCGGTTACCCGTGGTAACGTGATGATTGATGGTGCTATTCCCGAGCATAACAAACCACTGATTCTCAAAATGCGCGAGATGGGCGTTACCATCAACGAAAGCGATGATGGCATTCAAGTCATCGGCCACGATAATCTCAAACCGGTTGACGTTAAGACAATGCCGCATCCCGGCTTTCCAACCGACATGCAGCCGCAAATGACCATTTTACAGTTGACGGCCAATGGCAGCAGCTCAATGACTGAAACCGTTTTCGAAAATCGTTTCATGCACATGGAAGAGCTGCGCCGGATGAATGCTCAATATACGATCTCCGGTCGAACAGTCATCATGGATGGCCCAACTGATTTTAATGGCGCCGAAGTTGCGGCCACCGATCTGCGGGCCGCCGCATCCTTGGTGATTGCCGGCTTGGCCGCTAGTGGCTATACCACCGTTACCAACTTACAGTACCTGGATCGTGGTTACCACGATTTCCACAAGAAGCTCGCTAATTTAGGTGCTGAAATTAAAAGAGTCAACGTTGAAGACGACTCAATCGTCTTGAATCAATCGCTCAAGAATCGTTCATAA